From Ramlibacter agri, a single genomic window includes:
- a CDS encoding virginiamycin B lyase family protein, giving the protein MPTRRTTLAALAAATLPPLASAQAGLQSWKLATRSQTGIHDVAPAPDGGVWFTAQASGHLGWFDPASGRAELVALGSGSAPHGVIQGPDHAAWVTDGGQNAIARVTWPQRQVTLFRLPANTPYANLNTCAFDADGDLWFTGQAGYVGKVEVKTGHVSAKAAPRGRGPYGICATPTGDIWHCSLANSFIARIDRRTGDSTPIPPPDRDGGPRRIWSDSRGRLWVSEWNSGNLSMHDPAAGNWRSWKLPGARPQAYAVYVDERDRAWVSDWGSNTIWSFDPASEKFEPHKLPRESANVRQILGRKGEVWLGESGTEYISVIRT; this is encoded by the coding sequence GTGCCCACCCGTCGCACCACCCTGGCCGCCCTCGCGGCCGCCACGTTGCCGCCGCTGGCCAGCGCCCAGGCCGGCCTGCAATCCTGGAAGCTCGCCACCCGCAGCCAGACCGGCATCCATGATGTCGCTCCCGCGCCCGATGGCGGCGTCTGGTTCACCGCGCAGGCCAGCGGCCACCTGGGCTGGTTCGACCCGGCCAGCGGCCGCGCCGAGCTCGTCGCGCTGGGCAGCGGCTCGGCGCCGCACGGCGTCATTCAGGGGCCGGACCACGCGGCCTGGGTCACCGATGGCGGCCAGAACGCGATCGCCCGCGTCACCTGGCCGCAGCGCCAGGTGACGCTGTTCCGGCTGCCGGCGAACACCCCCTACGCCAACCTGAACACCTGCGCCTTCGACGCCGATGGCGACCTCTGGTTCACCGGCCAGGCCGGCTACGTCGGCAAGGTGGAAGTGAAGACCGGGCACGTCAGTGCAAAAGCGGCGCCGCGCGGGCGCGGGCCCTACGGCATCTGCGCCACGCCGACCGGCGACATTTGGCACTGCTCGCTCGCCAACTCCTTCATCGCGCGCATCGACCGCCGCACCGGCGACTCCACGCCCATTCCGCCGCCCGACCGCGATGGCGGCCCGCGCCGCATCTGGAGCGACAGCCGCGGGCGGCTGTGGGTCAGCGAGTGGAACAGCGGGAACCTGTCCATGCACGACCCGGCAGCTGGCAACTGGCGCAGCTGGAAGCTGCCCGGCGCGCGGCCGCAGGCCTACGCGGTGTACGTGGACGAGCGCGATCGGGCGTGGGTGAGCGACTGGGGTTCCAACACGATCTGGTCCTTCGACCCGGCCAGCGAGAAGTTCGAACCGCACAAGCTGCCACGCGAATCCGCCAACGTCCGCCAGATCCTGGGGCGCAAGGGCGAGGTGTGGCTGGGGGAGAGCGGGACGGAGTACATCTCCGTCATCCGCACCTGA
- a CDS encoding PDR/VanB family oxidoreductase — MITVKVLRKTQEATGIFSYELARADGAALPAFSAGSHIDVTVPGGLTRQYSLCNDAAEQHRYRIAVLRDPASRGGSVAMHDQLKEGDTVQISEPRNHFPLVHAQKTLLFAGGIGVTPLLCMAQRLSHIGADFTMHYCTRSPDRTAFRDEIAASPFGANVAYHHDDGDAAQKLDLARVIAKPDAGTHLYVCGPGGFIDWVVKTAQQQGWPTDHVHLEYFGAAPQDTTGDQAFQVKIASSGQVYEIPADKSVTSALLEHGVEILVSCEQGVCGTCITRVLEGECDHRDLYFTDDEKAKNDQFTPCCSRAKGKLLVLDL; from the coding sequence ATGATCACCGTCAAGGTCCTGCGCAAGACGCAGGAAGCCACCGGCATCTTCAGCTACGAACTCGCGCGCGCCGACGGCGCTGCCCTGCCCGCCTTCAGCGCCGGCTCGCACATCGACGTGACGGTGCCGGGCGGCCTGACGCGCCAGTATTCGCTGTGCAACGACGCGGCCGAACAGCACCGCTACCGCATCGCGGTGCTGCGCGACCCCGCCTCGCGCGGCGGCTCGGTGGCCATGCACGACCAGCTGAAGGAAGGCGACACCGTCCAGATCAGCGAGCCGCGCAACCACTTCCCGCTGGTGCACGCGCAGAAGACGCTGCTGTTCGCGGGCGGCATCGGCGTGACGCCGCTGCTGTGCATGGCGCAGCGCCTGTCGCACATCGGCGCCGACTTCACGATGCACTACTGCACGCGCTCGCCGGACCGCACCGCTTTCCGCGACGAGATCGCCGCCTCGCCCTTCGGCGCCAACGTGGCCTACCACCACGACGACGGCGACGCCGCGCAGAAGCTGGACCTGGCCCGCGTGATCGCCAAGCCGGACGCCGGCACGCACCTGTACGTGTGCGGCCCCGGCGGCTTCATCGACTGGGTGGTGAAGACGGCGCAGCAGCAAGGCTGGCCCACCGACCACGTGCACCTGGAATACTTCGGCGCCGCGCCGCAGGACACCACCGGCGACCAGGCCTTCCAGGTCAAGATCGCCAGCAGCGGCCAGGTCTACGAGATCCCGGCCGACAAGTCGGTCACCAGCGCACTGCTGGAGCACGGCGTCGAGATCCTCGTGTCCTGCGAACAGGGCGTGTGCGGCACCTGCATCACGCGCGTGCTGGAAGGCGAATGCGACCACCGCGACCTGTACTTCACCGACGACGAGAAGGCGAAGAACGACCAGTTCACGCCGTGCTGCTCGCGCGCCAAGGGCAAGCTGCTGGTCCTCGATTTGTGA
- a CDS encoding aromatic ring-hydroxylating oxygenase subunit alpha, giving the protein MSFPKNAWYVACTPDEINAKPLGRTICNERIAFYRQANGQVAAVEDFCPHRGAQLSLGYVCDNNLVCGYHGLVMGCDGKTVSMPLQRTAGFPKIKAYPVVERYGFIWVWPGEAEKADPAKIHHLEWAENPNWAYGGGLYHIKCDYRLMVDNLMDLTHETYVHSTSIGQKEIDETPVNTKTEGDHVITNRFMDNVMAPPFWRANLRGNGLPDDQPVDRWQVCHFSPPSHIMIEVGVALAGRGGYHADPKDKVYSIVVDFLTPETDDTMWYFWGMARNFNVKDTNLTAQIREGQGKVFSEDTAVLEAQQKNLLLHPERRLLMLNIDAGGVQSRRIIDRLVAAEQPQKLAA; this is encoded by the coding sequence ATGTCTTTCCCGAAGAACGCCTGGTACGTTGCCTGCACGCCCGACGAGATCAACGCCAAGCCCCTGGGCCGCACCATCTGCAACGAGCGCATCGCCTTCTATCGCCAGGCCAACGGCCAGGTTGCTGCGGTGGAGGACTTCTGCCCGCACCGTGGCGCGCAGCTGTCGCTCGGCTACGTCTGCGACAACAACCTGGTGTGCGGCTACCACGGCCTGGTCATGGGATGCGACGGCAAGACGGTGTCGATGCCGCTGCAGCGCACGGCCGGCTTCCCGAAGATCAAGGCCTACCCGGTCGTCGAGCGCTACGGCTTCATCTGGGTGTGGCCCGGCGAGGCAGAGAAGGCGGACCCGGCCAAGATCCACCACCTGGAGTGGGCCGAGAACCCGAACTGGGCCTACGGCGGCGGCCTGTACCACATCAAGTGCGATTACCGCCTGATGGTCGACAACCTGATGGACCTGACGCACGAGACCTACGTGCACTCGACGTCCATCGGCCAGAAGGAGATCGACGAGACCCCGGTGAACACGAAGACCGAGGGCGACCACGTCATCACCAACCGCTTCATGGACAACGTGATGGCCCCGCCCTTCTGGCGCGCCAACCTGCGCGGCAACGGCCTGCCCGACGACCAGCCGGTGGACCGCTGGCAGGTGTGCCATTTCAGCCCACCCAGCCACATCATGATCGAGGTGGGCGTGGCGCTGGCCGGCCGCGGCGGCTACCACGCCGATCCGAAAGACAAGGTCTATTCGATCGTGGTGGACTTCCTCACCCCCGAGACCGACGACACCATGTGGTACTTCTGGGGCATGGCACGCAACTTCAACGTGAAGGACACCAACCTCACCGCGCAGATCCGCGAAGGCCAGGGCAAGGTGTTCTCCGAGGACACCGCGGTGCTGGAAGCGCAGCAGAAGAACCTGCTGCTGCACCCCGAGCGCCGCCTGCTGATGCTGAACATCGACGCGGGGGGCGTGCAGAGCCGGCGTATCATCGACCGCCTGGTCGCGGCCGAACAGCCGCAGAAACTCGCCGCTTAA
- a CDS encoding RNA recognition motif domain-containing protein, giving the protein MRIVIGNLPDDVTEESIQEALSPFAPVEAIKLVHESGAPTAIIELETTRPHAENLANRIRGRLYQGKPLNAWVPTMDW; this is encoded by the coding sequence ATGCGCATCGTGATCGGAAACCTGCCAGACGACGTGACGGAGGAAAGCATCCAGGAGGCCCTGTCGCCCTTCGCGCCGGTGGAAGCCATCAAGCTGGTGCACGAGAGCGGCGCGCCGACGGCGATCATCGAGCTGGAGACCACCCGCCCGCACGCCGAGAACCTGGCCAACCGCATCCGCGGCCGGCTCTACCAGGGCAAGCCGCTGAATGCCTGGGTGCCGACGATGGACTGGTAG
- a CDS encoding GNAT family N-acetyltransferase, translating into MDARHYTAMATLRDGSAVLVRAQRPDDRAGLEQALGRMDDESIQMRFFAPKRYFSDTELSFFLDIDFVQQVALVAELDGVIAGGCRYIATQPGRAEVAFAVADDCQGRGLGRVLLEHLAGIARAQGLQQLFAEVLPDNTPMLAVFRKSGLQTVTRHEAGVVHVTLDLT; encoded by the coding sequence ATGGACGCACGCCACTACACCGCCATGGCCACGCTGCGCGACGGCAGCGCCGTCCTGGTCCGGGCGCAGCGGCCGGACGACCGCGCCGGCCTGGAGCAGGCGCTGGGGCGCATGGACGACGAATCGATCCAGATGCGCTTCTTCGCGCCCAAGCGCTACTTCAGCGACACCGAGCTGTCCTTCTTCCTCGACATCGACTTCGTACAGCAGGTCGCGCTGGTGGCCGAACTGGATGGCGTCATCGCCGGCGGCTGCCGCTACATCGCGACGCAGCCGGGGCGGGCGGAGGTGGCCTTCGCCGTCGCCGACGACTGCCAGGGCCGCGGCCTCGGCCGCGTCCTGCTGGAGCACCTGGCGGGCATCGCCCGCGCGCAGGGCCTGCAGCAGCTGTTTGCCGAAGTGCTGCCCGACAACACGCCCATGCTCGCGGTGTTCCGCAAGTCGGGGCTGCAGACCGTGACGCGCCACGAAGCCGGCGTGGTGCACGTCACCCTGGACCTCACATGA
- a CDS encoding response regulator transcription factor: MANVLIIEDDDAQRFVASFALKKAGHAVREAPDGPKGVAAAMAERPDVVVCDVMMPGMTGYEVVAQMRNDPGLANVPVILLTAMSDRKHMRQGMTAGADDYLTKPYRPDELAEAINAVLARREAQQAAFMSSVSNVVEDALEQQKESLGRQYEDQLVREINARWTRANAAGDVSFDQAYVLLADLLGPPTQGAAAELAELVKQVQQSARDTLYLFGAKHVLPYGTRLMAVFAADEATLTTPAETRIMRAASALLKRAPTGRPATVAIHRGPVMLVAVDDGLHGDQGHTMVPGETILGVDAVHDVAAAQGWRLAATADVARKLADHAALGRHAPTARGDEAVELLPAKA; the protein is encoded by the coding sequence ATGGCCAATGTGCTCATCATCGAAGACGACGACGCCCAGCGCTTCGTCGCCAGTTTTGCCCTGAAGAAGGCAGGGCATGCAGTGCGCGAGGCGCCGGACGGCCCCAAGGGCGTGGCGGCGGCCATGGCGGAACGGCCGGACGTGGTTGTCTGCGACGTGATGATGCCGGGCATGACCGGCTACGAGGTCGTCGCCCAGATGCGCAACGACCCGGGGTTGGCCAACGTGCCGGTGATCCTGCTCACTGCCATGTCCGACCGCAAGCACATGCGCCAGGGCATGACGGCCGGCGCCGACGACTACCTCACCAAGCCTTACCGCCCCGACGAGCTGGCCGAAGCCATCAATGCCGTGCTGGCCCGGCGCGAGGCGCAGCAGGCCGCCTTCATGAGCTCGGTGTCCAACGTCGTCGAGGACGCGCTGGAGCAGCAGAAGGAATCCCTGGGCCGCCAGTACGAGGACCAGCTGGTGCGCGAGATCAACGCGCGCTGGACCCGCGCCAATGCGGCGGGCGACGTCTCCTTCGACCAGGCCTACGTGCTGCTGGCGGACCTGCTGGGCCCGCCGACGCAGGGCGCGGCCGCCGAGCTTGCGGAACTCGTGAAGCAGGTGCAGCAGTCCGCGCGCGACACGCTTTACCTGTTCGGCGCCAAGCACGTCCTGCCTTACGGCACCCGGCTGATGGCGGTGTTCGCGGCCGACGAAGCCACCCTCACCACGCCGGCGGAAACGCGCATCATGCGCGCCGCCTCCGCGCTGCTGAAGCGCGCGCCCACCGGCCGGCCGGCCACCGTGGCCATCCACCGCGGCCCGGTGATGCTGGTGGCGGTGGACGACGGCCTGCACGGCGACCAGGGCCATACCATGGTGCCCGGCGAGACGATCCTGGGCGTGGACGCGGTGCACGACGTCGCCGCTGCCCAAGGCTGGCGGCTGGCCGCCACCGCCGACGTGGCGCGCAAGCTCGCGGACCATGCGGCGCTGGGACGGCACGCGCCGACCGCGCGCGGCGACGAAGCCGTGGAACTGCTGCCGGCCAAGGCTTGA
- a CDS encoding 5-methyltetrahydropteroyltriglutamate--homocysteine S-methyltransferase: MMQLPARYDHVGSFLRPQYLLEARAQKAKGEITPEQLRAVEDKAIAEIVKFQESIGLKAITDGEFRRTYFHIDFLEQLGGVKTDIPVTIRKPDGTEELAPPVIRVIDKVRHAKDIQKADFDYLKSQVSAGHTPKVTIPSPTMLHFRGGRAGISKEAYPELDPAFYDDVAKAYGDELRSLYEAGCRYVQMDDTNLAYLCDEKMREAARQRGDDPNELPHRYAKFINKVVAQKPQGMLLGMHLCRGNFKSTHAAAGNYEPVAEALLKEMDLDAFFLEYDDARSGDFKPLRFLPKGKTVVLGLVTTKFGQLEDKDELKRRIEAAALYAPMEQLALSPQCGFSSTVHGNNIAVEDQRKKLQLVVDVAREMWNVD; the protein is encoded by the coding sequence ATGATGCAACTCCCTGCCCGCTACGACCACGTCGGCAGCTTCCTGCGTCCCCAATACCTGCTCGAAGCCCGCGCCCAGAAGGCGAAGGGCGAGATCACGCCCGAACAGCTGCGCGCCGTGGAAGACAAGGCGATCGCCGAGATCGTCAAGTTCCAGGAAAGCATCGGCCTCAAGGCGATCACCGACGGCGAGTTCCGCCGCACCTACTTCCACATCGACTTCCTCGAGCAGCTCGGTGGCGTGAAGACGGACATCCCGGTCACGATCCGCAAGCCGGACGGCACCGAGGAACTGGCCCCGCCGGTGATCCGCGTCATCGACAAGGTGCGCCACGCCAAGGACATCCAGAAGGCCGACTTCGACTACCTGAAGTCGCAGGTCTCCGCCGGCCACACGCCCAAGGTCACGATCCCGTCGCCGACAATGCTGCACTTCCGCGGCGGCCGCGCCGGCATCAGCAAGGAAGCCTACCCTGAGCTGGACCCCGCGTTCTACGACGACGTGGCCAAGGCCTACGGCGACGAGCTGCGCTCCCTGTACGAAGCGGGCTGCCGCTACGTGCAGATGGACGACACCAACCTCGCCTACCTGTGCGACGAGAAGATGCGCGAAGCCGCCCGCCAGCGCGGTGACGACCCCAACGAGCTGCCGCACCGCTACGCCAAGTTCATCAACAAGGTGGTGGCGCAGAAGCCGCAAGGCATGCTCCTGGGCATGCACCTGTGCCGCGGCAACTTCAAGAGCACGCACGCGGCGGCCGGCAACTACGAGCCGGTGGCCGAGGCGCTGCTGAAGGAAATGGACCTCGACGCCTTCTTCCTGGAATACGACGACGCCCGTTCCGGCGACTTCAAGCCGCTGCGCTTCCTGCCCAAGGGCAAGACCGTGGTGCTGGGCCTGGTGACCACCAAGTTCGGCCAGCTGGAAGACAAGGACGAACTGAAGCGCCGCATCGAAGCCGCCGCCCTGTACGCCCCGATGGAGCAGCTGGCGCTGTCGCCCCAGTGCGGCTTCTCCAGCACCGTCCACGGCAACAACATCGCCGTGGAAGACCAGCGCAAGAAGCTGCAACTGGTGGTGGACGTGGCCCGCGAGATGTGGAACGTGGACTGA
- a CDS encoding bifunctional enoyl-CoA hydratase/phosphate acetyltransferase: MSAARHENYDRLIARARSLLPVSTAVAHPCDEPSLTGAIEAAALGLIAPLLVGPRDRILGVAEQFGLNLAGLEIVDTPHSHASADEAVRLVREGRAECLMKGSLHTDELMGAVVSREGGLRTARRISHCFVMDVPNHATPLIISDAAINIAPSLEDKVHIVQNAIDLAQALGVPEARVAILSAMETVNPKIPSTVEAAALCKMADRGQITGGILDGPLALDNAIDLQAAAIKKIASPVAGRANVLIVPDLEAGNMLAKSLSFLAGAAAAGIVLGAKVPIILTSRADSVTTRLASCAVASLVAHARRAQPAKALG, from the coding sequence ATGAGCGCCGCCCGCCACGAGAACTACGACCGCCTGATCGCGCGCGCCCGCTCGCTGCTGCCGGTGTCGACGGCGGTGGCGCACCCCTGCGACGAACCCTCGCTCACCGGCGCCATCGAAGCGGCGGCGCTGGGCCTCATCGCGCCGCTGCTGGTCGGCCCGCGCGACCGCATCCTCGGCGTGGCGGAGCAGTTCGGCCTGAACCTCGCCGGCCTGGAGATCGTCGACACGCCCCACAGCCATGCGTCGGCGGACGAGGCCGTGCGGCTGGTGCGCGAAGGCCGCGCCGAATGCCTGATGAAGGGCAGCCTGCACACCGACGAATTGATGGGCGCAGTGGTGTCGCGGGAGGGCGGCCTGCGCACCGCCCGGCGCATCAGCCACTGCTTCGTGATGGACGTGCCGAACCACGCCACGCCCCTCATCATCTCGGACGCGGCGATCAACATCGCGCCCTCGCTGGAGGACAAGGTCCACATCGTGCAGAACGCGATCGACCTGGCCCAGGCCCTGGGCGTGCCCGAAGCGCGGGTGGCGATCCTGTCGGCGATGGAGACGGTCAACCCGAAGATCCCATCGACGGTGGAAGCCGCCGCCCTCTGCAAGATGGCCGATCGCGGCCAGATCACCGGCGGCATCCTCGATGGCCCGCTGGCGCTGGACAACGCCATCGACCTGCAGGCCGCCGCGATCAAGAAGATCGCCTCGCCGGTGGCGGGCCGCGCCAACGTGCTGATCGTGCCGGACCTCGAGGCGGGCAACATGCTGGCCAAGAGCCTGAGCTTCCTGGCGGGCGCCGCCGCGGCCGGCATCGTGCTGGGCGCCAAGGTGCCGATCATCCTGACCAGCCGCGCCGATTCGGTCACCACGCGCCTGGCTTCGTGCGCGGTCGCCTCGCTGGTGGCGCATGCGCGCCGCGCGCAGCCGGCCAAGGCGCTGGGCTAG
- a CDS encoding acetate/propionate family kinase: protein MADAIAVLNAGSSSLKFSLFIVRGEELEPAQRGQVESLYTDPHFIAKDAAGRVLENKRWGHGLKLGHTGAVAHLVAHLRESLQGAHLAGVGHRVVHGGMEYTKPVRVDAGLVQALQKFVPLAPLHQPHNLAPIAAILGKLPDLPQVACFDTSFHRSNPEVAQMFALPHALHTQGVRRYGFHGLSYEYIASTLPQVDARAAAGRTVVMHLGNGASMCALEGGRSVASTMGFTAVEGLPMGTRCGSVDPGVILYLMDQRGMDVRAIEKMVYKESGLLGVSGVSSDMRALLGSSDPRAAVAIDLYCYRIRRELGSLAAALGGLDALVFTAGIGEHAAPIRERVCRDAEWLGLRLDTGANAQGARRISAEGSRVAAYVVPTNEELMIARHTRALLAG, encoded by the coding sequence ATGGCCGACGCCATCGCCGTCCTCAACGCGGGCTCCTCCAGCCTCAAGTTCTCGCTGTTCATCGTGCGCGGCGAAGAGCTGGAGCCGGCCCAGCGCGGGCAGGTGGAAAGCCTGTACACCGACCCGCACTTCATCGCCAAGGATGCGGCGGGCCGGGTGCTGGAAAACAAGCGCTGGGGCCACGGGTTGAAACTGGGCCACACGGGCGCGGTCGCCCACCTGGTGGCGCACCTGCGCGAGAGCCTGCAGGGCGCCCACCTGGCCGGTGTGGGCCACCGCGTCGTGCATGGCGGCATGGAATACACGAAGCCGGTGCGCGTGGACGCCGGGCTGGTACAGGCGCTGCAGAAGTTCGTTCCGCTCGCTCCGCTGCACCAGCCGCACAACCTGGCGCCCATCGCCGCCATCCTGGGGAAGCTGCCGGACCTGCCGCAGGTGGCCTGCTTCGACACGTCCTTCCACCGCAGCAATCCCGAGGTGGCGCAGATGTTCGCGCTGCCCCATGCGCTGCACACCCAGGGCGTGCGCCGCTACGGCTTCCACGGGCTGTCCTACGAGTACATCGCCTCCACCTTGCCGCAGGTCGACGCGCGCGCCGCTGCCGGCCGCACGGTGGTCATGCACCTGGGCAACGGCGCCAGCATGTGCGCGCTGGAGGGCGGGCGCAGCGTCGCCAGCACCATGGGCTTCACGGCGGTCGAGGGCCTGCCCATGGGCACGCGCTGTGGCAGCGTCGACCCGGGCGTGATCCTGTACCTGATGGACCAGCGCGGGATGGACGTGCGCGCCATCGAGAAGATGGTCTACAAGGAGTCGGGCCTGCTGGGCGTGTCCGGCGTGTCCAGCGACATGCGCGCGCTGCTTGGCAGCAGCGACCCGCGCGCCGCCGTTGCCATCGACCTGTACTGCTATCGCATCCGGCGCGAGCTCGGCTCGCTGGCGGCGGCGCTTGGCGGGCTGGACGCGCTGGTGTTCACCGCCGGCATCGGCGAGCACGCGGCGCCGATCCGCGAGCGCGTCTGCCGCGACGCCGAGTGGCTGGGCCTGCGGCTGGACACCGGCGCCAATGCGCAGGGCGCGCGCCGCATCAGCGCCGAGGGCAGCCGCGTTGCCGCCTACGTGGTGCCGACCAACGAGGAACTGATGATCGCCCGCCACACGCGCGCGCTGCTGGCGGGCTGA
- the fabI gene encoding enoyl-ACP reductase FabI, with the protein MKVATPPLKGMKALVVGIANENSIAYGCAAAFKQLEADLAITYLNEKAKPHVEPIAQRLEASIFLPCDVSQPGQLEAVFDQVDKQWGRLDILVHSVAWAPKEDLQGGLLACSAEGFAKAIDVSCHSFIRMARLAAPLMKEGGTMMAMSYHGAEKVVPNYNVMGPVKAALEASCRYLAYELGPQGIRVHPVSPGPLKTRAASGLKDFDLLLNEAMQRAPLGELVDIMDVGFACAYLATPYARRISGGTVYVDGGVHIMA; encoded by the coding sequence ATGAAAGTTGCAACTCCACCCCTGAAGGGCATGAAGGCGCTGGTCGTCGGCATCGCCAACGAGAACTCCATCGCCTACGGCTGCGCCGCCGCGTTCAAGCAGCTGGAAGCGGACCTGGCCATCACCTACCTGAACGAGAAGGCGAAGCCGCACGTCGAGCCGATCGCGCAGCGGCTGGAGGCGTCGATCTTCCTGCCCTGCGACGTGTCGCAGCCCGGGCAGCTGGAAGCCGTGTTCGACCAGGTCGACAAGCAGTGGGGCCGGCTCGACATCCTGGTGCACTCGGTCGCCTGGGCGCCCAAGGAGGACCTGCAGGGCGGGCTGCTGGCCTGCAGCGCCGAGGGCTTCGCCAAGGCCATCGACGTCTCCTGCCACTCGTTCATCCGCATGGCGCGCCTGGCCGCGCCGCTGATGAAGGAGGGCGGCACGATGATGGCCATGAGCTACCACGGCGCCGAGAAGGTGGTGCCCAACTACAACGTGATGGGCCCGGTAAAGGCGGCCCTGGAAGCCTCGTGCCGCTACCTCGCGTACGAGCTGGGGCCCCAGGGCATCCGCGTGCACCCGGTTTCGCCCGGGCCGCTGAAGACGCGCGCGGCCTCGGGGCTGAAGGACTTCGACCTGCTGCTGAACGAGGCGATGCAGAGGGCTCCGCTCGGCGAGCTGGTCGACATCATGGACGTGGGGTTCGCCTGTGCGTACCTGGCCACGCCTTATGCCCGCCGCATCAGCGGCGGTACGGTGTACGTCGACGGCGGCGTGCACATCATGGCCTGA